The Dehalococcoidia bacterium genome segment TATCACGAAATCTGTACGGAGGCATGAAGGGATGAGCGGCCAGTTCGATTCCAGGTCTAAAGCTCCGCTTCAGTTCTCCACGGCAATGGGTCCTGCTATCGATGGGCTGTGCCGCAGCCACGCGCTTGATTCGGCGAAGAGCCTGACGGACAATTCCCGAAGCCCGCTGGTCTCTCAGCCGCCGCTTTTGCAGTCGGAAACCGGCTGTTCTCGATATCTTTTTGGAAGCGCCGATCATGCCCGTCAGACGCCTGTACAGGCGAAACTGAAGATCGGCCCGGTCAATGATCCTTACGAGCGGGAAGCCGACCAGATGGCCGAGATGGTGATGAGCATGCCGGAGCCGAAGACAGATGATAATGACAATCAGTGCCGACTGCCCGGCTGTCCCGGAACACTGCAGCGCCAGGCTGCCAATTCAGCTTTGCCGGGGCAGGTTCCGTCCGTGGTTCACGAGGCGCTAAGCTATCCCGGCCAACCCATGGATACCGGAACCCGCATGTTCATGGAGTCCCGTTTCGGATATGATTTCGGCCGTGTTCGGGTGCACAGC includes the following:
- a CDS encoding DUF4157 domain-containing protein, which codes for MSGQFDSRSKAPLQFSTAMGPAIDGLCRSHALDSAKSLTDNSRSPLVSQPPLLQSETGCSRYLFGSADHARQTPVQAKLKIGPVNDPYEREADQMAEMVMSMPEPKTDDNDNQCRLPGCPGTLQRQAANSALPGQVPSVVHEALSYPGQPMDTGTRMFMESRFGYDFGRVRVHSDSRAADSARAINALAYTVGSDVVFGDRKYAPATAEGRTILGHELAHVIQQGGNREIIRRWGEGIHEKVTGEAADVIADEDVVPVAAGKSELAFLQKGSALVLKLILGCDRLKLRLFDLR